From Candidatus Manganitrophus morganii, the proteins below share one genomic window:
- a CDS encoding porin family protein has protein sequence MKKGLFLSVLFVVLIASENHAAAREGFYLGGKVLYNMIDGDFDGTNGPETDHGPGFGLVLGVGITDSFALQVDLNVSRHDASVFDDTPVSDAGYGAILFGFKQTFITDRPVRPFFRAGVGFFSFAIEDPIIGDLDLSGYGFEFGLGVDYYLSDSFSIGAAINRRFVDYDEVEVQGITEDLDPKISGDTTSLDVAFTTHF, from the coding sequence ATGAAAAAGGGACTGTTCTTAAGTGTTTTATTTGTAGTGTTGATCGCGTCAGAAAATCACGCTGCCGCAAGAGAAGGTTTTTATCTTGGAGGCAAGGTTCTTTATAACATGATTGACGGGGACTTTGATGGGACGAACGGTCCCGAGACCGATCACGGACCCGGATTCGGCCTCGTCCTCGGTGTCGGTATTACCGATTCTTTTGCACTTCAAGTAGACTTGAACGTCAGCCGCCATGATGCCTCTGTCTTTGACGATACACCCGTGTCCGATGCCGGATATGGCGCGATTCTCTTCGGATTCAAGCAGACTTTTATCACCGATCGACCCGTGCGGCCGTTCTTTCGAGCGGGGGTTGGCTTCTTTTCATTCGCAATCGAGGATCCGATTATCGGGGACCTTGATTTGTCTGGATACGGTTTTGAATTTGGGTTAGGGGTCGATTATTATCTTTCTGATTCATTCTCAATCGGCGCAGCAATCAATCGGCGATTCGTTGACTATGATGAAGTCGAGGTTCAAGGGATTACAGAGGATTTAGATCCGAAGATCTCGGGAGATACTACTTCGTTGGATGTCGCTTTTACTACCCACTTTTGA
- a CDS encoding porin family protein, translated as MPRILIAMIMAVLFTLNATQADADDPTHPEDGVYIGADLIVNVPEQDLSGDFAEVDPGSGFRLNLGYRFPIPLALEVEFGASGHMVEDEDAGIAFLAINLRYFPLTFSFAGMPAEAFVRAGIGSYALVIDGVRDGSGRRDDLELTGDGFDIGIGIEIYPRPQFSVVFGITQRFVEYDELDYLDFELIEDVKGAMTTVNAGIKYHF; from the coding sequence ATGCCAAGAATCCTAATTGCAATGATCATGGCAGTCCTTTTCACATTGAATGCAACGCAAGCCGATGCCGACGATCCCACTCATCCTGAAGACGGGGTGTATATCGGGGCGGATCTGATCGTGAACGTCCCTGAGCAAGACCTCAGCGGCGACTTTGCCGAGGTTGATCCCGGTTCCGGATTCCGTCTCAACCTGGGTTATCGCTTTCCCATTCCTCTTGCCCTTGAGGTTGAATTCGGGGCTTCCGGGCATATGGTGGAGGATGAAGACGCGGGAATTGCGTTTTTGGCGATTAATCTCCGTTACTTTCCATTGACCTTTTCTTTTGCGGGCATGCCGGCGGAAGCCTTTGTTCGGGCGGGGATTGGATCATATGCGCTCGTCATTGATGGGGTCAGAGACGGCTCCGGCCGTCGAGACGACCTTGAATTGACCGGGGACGGGTTCGACATCGGGATCGGAATAGAGATATATCCTCGGCCGCAATTCAGCGTCGTGTTCGGGATAACGCAACGGTTTGTGGAGTATGACGAACTCGATTACCTCGACTTCGAATTAATTGAGGATGTGAAAGGGGCAATGACCACCGTAAATGCCGGTATAA